One window from the genome of Xenorhabdus bovienii SS-2004 encodes:
- the asnS gene encoding asparagine--tRNA ligase, producing MSVAPVVDVLQGRVPVDSEVTVRGWVRTRRDSKAGISFLAVYDGSCFNPVQAVVNSNLPNYQDEVLYLTTGCSVEITGTVVASQGKGQNFELQATNVVVVGMIDDPDTYPMAAKRHSIEYLREVAHLRPRTNLIGAVARVRHTLSQALHRFFHEKGFFWVSSPLITASDTEGAGEMFRVSTLDLQNLPRTDKGDVDFSKDFFGREAFLTVSGQLNGEAYACALSKIYTFGPTFRAENSNTSRHLAEFWMLEPEVAFADLNDIASLAEEMLKYVFKAALEERADDLAFFAERVDNEVVSRLEKFVDSDFIQLDYTDAIEILENCGQKFENPVFWGVDLSSEHERYLAEKHFEAPVIMKNYPKDIKAFYMRMNEDGKTVAAMDVLAPGIGEIIGGSQREERLDMLDQRMEEMDLNKEDYWWYRDLRRYGTVPHAGFGLGFERLVAYVTGVSNVRDVIPFPRTPRNASF from the coding sequence ATGAGCGTTGCGCCTGTAGTCGATGTACTGCAAGGCCGCGTCCCGGTTGACAGCGAAGTCACCGTCCGCGGTTGGGTACGTACAAGGAGAGATTCTAAAGCTGGTATCTCGTTCCTCGCCGTCTATGACGGTTCCTGCTTTAATCCAGTACAGGCCGTCGTTAATAGTAATTTACCTAATTATCAGGATGAAGTTCTGTATTTAACCACTGGCTGTTCTGTGGAAATCACCGGTACAGTCGTGGCATCACAAGGCAAAGGCCAAAACTTTGAACTACAAGCCACCAACGTGGTTGTAGTTGGCATGATAGACGATCCTGATACTTACCCGATGGCAGCCAAACGCCACAGTATCGAATATCTGCGTGAAGTCGCACACTTGCGTCCACGCACGAACCTGATTGGTGCGGTTGCTCGCGTTCGTCATACACTGTCACAAGCCCTGCACCGTTTTTTCCATGAGAAAGGCTTCTTCTGGGTATCTTCCCCGCTGATTACCGCATCAGATACCGAAGGCGCTGGCGAGATGTTCCGCGTTTCTACATTGGATCTACAAAACCTGCCACGTACCGATAAAGGCGACGTGGATTTCAGCAAAGATTTCTTCGGACGTGAAGCCTTCCTGACCGTATCGGGTCAGTTGAACGGTGAAGCTTACGCCTGTGCATTGAGCAAAATCTACACTTTTGGCCCGACTTTCCGTGCTGAAAACTCCAATACCAGCCGTCACTTGGCAGAGTTCTGGATGCTTGAGCCAGAAGTGGCTTTTGCCGATCTGAACGATATCGCCAGCCTTGCCGAAGAGATGCTGAAATATGTCTTCAAGGCAGCATTGGAAGAGCGTGCTGACGATTTAGCATTCTTTGCAGAACGTGTTGACAATGAAGTTGTCAGCCGTTTAGAGAAATTTGTTGATTCCGATTTCATTCAATTGGATTACACCGATGCCATTGAAATTCTGGAGAATTGTGGCCAGAAATTCGAGAACCCTGTTTTCTGGGGCGTTGATCTGTCATCAGAACATGAACGTTATCTGGCGGAAAAACATTTCGAAGCGCCAGTGATCATGAAAAACTATCCAAAAGACATCAAAGCCTTCTACATGCGTATGAATGAAGATGGCAAAACCGTTGCAGCCATGGACGTTCTGGCTCCGGGCATCGGTGAAATCATCGGTGGCTCTCAGCGTGAAGAGCGTTTGGATATGCTGGATCAGCGCATGGAAGAAATGGATCTGAATAAAGAAGATTACTGGTGGTATCGTGATCTGCGTCGTTACGGCACCGTTCCTCATGCAGGTTTTGGTTTAGGCTTCGAGCGTCTGGTTGCTTATGTGACTGGCGTGTCCAATGTGCGTGATGTTATTCCATTCCCACGGACACCAAGAAACGCAAGTTTCTAA
- a CDS encoding porin gives MKRNLLAVVIPALLVAGTANAAEIYNKDGNKLDLYGKVDVRHQFADKRSGEDGDDSYARLGIKGETQVNDQLTGYGRWEYNMKAHKEEGKQDYATRLAYAGLKFANYGSLDYGRNYGVVYDVNVWTDVLPIFGGDSMSQTDNFMTGRSTGLLTYRNTDFFGLVDGLGFALQYQGQNSDRTKNERTEPTKANGDGYGLSTTYDVGYGISVGGSYANSARTLNSQQHNADAFGKRAEAWNIGAKYDANNVYLAAMYGETRNMTSAKVSGFNDEGKLVKGDLIANKTQNVELVAQYYFSDFGLKPSLAYVQSKGKDLGEGEDRINHDLVKYVSVGTYYYFNKNLSTYVDYKINLLKKDNDLGINARNVFGVGLTYQF, from the coding sequence ATGAAACGCAATCTTCTTGCAGTGGTAATCCCAGCTCTGCTGGTCGCTGGTACGGCTAACGCAGCTGAAATTTATAATAAAGACGGCAACAAACTGGATCTGTACGGTAAAGTAGACGTTCGTCATCAGTTCGCTGACAAAAGAAGCGGTGAAGATGGTGATGATTCCTACGCACGTCTGGGCATCAAAGGTGAAACTCAAGTTAATGACCAACTGACTGGCTACGGTCGTTGGGAATACAACATGAAAGCTCACAAAGAAGAGGGTAAACAAGACTATGCTACTCGTCTGGCTTACGCTGGTCTGAAATTTGCTAACTACGGCTCACTAGATTACGGCCGTAACTACGGTGTTGTATATGATGTTAACGTATGGACTGACGTACTGCCTATTTTCGGCGGTGATTCCATGTCTCAGACTGATAACTTTATGACTGGCCGTTCTACTGGTCTGCTGACTTATCGCAACACTGACTTCTTTGGCCTAGTTGATGGCTTGGGCTTTGCTCTGCAATACCAAGGACAAAACAGCGATCGTACCAAAAACGAGCGTACTGAACCAACTAAAGCCAATGGCGACGGTTATGGTTTATCTACTACTTATGACGTAGGCTACGGTATCTCTGTTGGTGGTTCTTATGCTAACTCTGCACGTACCTTAAACAGTCAGCAGCATAACGCCGATGCTTTCGGCAAACGTGCGGAAGCATGGAACATCGGTGCTAAATACGATGCTAACAACGTATATTTGGCAGCTATGTACGGCGAAACTCGCAACATGACTAGCGCCAAAGTAAGCGGTTTTAACGACGAAGGTAAACTAGTTAAAGGTGATCTTATCGCTAACAAAACTCAAAATGTTGAGTTAGTTGCCCAATACTATTTCTCTGACTTCGGCCTGAAACCATCTCTGGCTTATGTTCAGTCTAAAGGTAAAGATCTGGGTGAAGGTGAAGACAGAATCAACCACGATCTGGTTAAATACGTTTCTGTAGGTACTTACTACTACTTTAACAAAAACCTGTCTACTTATGTTGATTACAAAATCAACCTGCTTAAGAAAGACAACGATCTGGGCATCAACGCTCGCAACGTATTCGGCGTAGGTCTGACTTACCAGTTCTAA
- a CDS encoding amino acid aminotransferase — protein MFEKITAAPADPILGLADSFKADPRENKINLGIGVYKDETGKTPVLTTVKKAEKFLLENETTKNYLAISGLPEFGRVTQELLFGNTSTIITDKRARTVQSPGGTGALRTAADFIAKQTNAKRVWISNPTWPNHKGVFSSAGLEIREYQYYNAEKHALDFDGMLASLSEAQAGDVVLLHGCCHNPTGIDPTAEQWQKLADLSAANGWLPVFDFAYQGFARSLDEDAEGLRIFTKNHNELIVASSYSKNFGLYNERVGACTIVATDSDTAEKAFSQAKSIVRTNYSNPPAHGASVVTTILSNDEFKAEWIQELATMRERIRRMRQLFVNTLQEKGAKQDFSFIISQNGMFSFSGLTKEQVDRLREEFGIYAVSSGRINVAGLTLENMVPLCEAIVAVL, from the coding sequence ATGTTTGAAAAAATTACAGCAGCACCTGCCGACCCTATTCTTGGTTTAGCGGATAGCTTTAAAGCTGATCCTCGTGAAAATAAAATCAATCTGGGTATCGGTGTTTACAAAGACGAAACTGGTAAAACCCCTGTCCTGACCACCGTTAAAAAAGCAGAAAAATTCCTGCTGGAAAACGAAACCACCAAAAATTATCTGGCAATTAGTGGGTTACCTGAATTTGGCCGCGTCACTCAGGAACTACTCTTCGGCAATACCAGCACTATCATTACTGACAAACGCGCCCGTACTGTACAAAGCCCAGGCGGAACCGGTGCACTGCGCACTGCCGCAGATTTTATTGCTAAACAGACCAATGCAAAACGTGTCTGGATCAGTAACCCAACATGGCCAAACCATAAAGGCGTTTTCTCTAGCGCTGGGTTAGAAATCCGCGAGTACCAATATTACAATGCAGAAAAGCATGCTCTGGATTTTGATGGCATGTTGGCTAGCCTGTCTGAAGCTCAAGCAGGTGATGTTGTTCTGCTTCACGGTTGCTGCCATAACCCAACCGGTATCGATCCAACGGCTGAACAGTGGCAGAAACTGGCAGATTTATCTGCGGCAAATGGCTGGCTGCCTGTGTTTGATTTCGCTTATCAGGGTTTTGCCAGAAGTTTAGATGAAGATGCAGAAGGCCTGCGTATTTTTACTAAAAACCATAATGAACTGATCGTTGCCAGCTCTTACTCCAAAAATTTTGGCCTGTACAATGAGCGTGTAGGTGCCTGCACCATCGTTGCAACTGACAGCGATACCGCAGAAAAAGCATTCAGTCAGGCGAAATCTATTGTTCGTACTAACTACTCTAACCCACCGGCACACGGCGCTTCTGTTGTTACTACAATTCTGTCCAATGACGAATTTAAAGCAGAATGGATTCAAGAACTGGCGACTATGCGTGAACGCATTCGTCGTATGCGTCAGCTGTTTGTGAACACCTTGCAAGAAAAAGGTGCAAAACAAGACTTTAGCTTTATTATTAGCCAAAATGGTATGTTTTCATTCAGTGGTCTGACTAAAGAACAAGTTGATCGTCTGCGTGAAGAATTCGGTATTTATGCGGTCAGCTCTGGGCGCATTAACGTAGCGGGCTTAACACTGGAGAACATGGTTCCTCTGTGTGAAGCGATTGTTGCAGTACTCTAG
- a CDS encoding MBL fold metallo-hydrolase, whose amino-acid sequence MNYHIIPVTTVMQNCTLIWCEETLEAAIVDPGGEAEKLISEIEQRGLKLTQILLTHGHYDHVGATVDVATHFNVPVHGPHKADAFWIEALEVQCQMFGVEACPSFTPERWLDEGDTLQIGNIEFSVLHCPGHTPGHIIFVSHTDKLISMGDVLFKGSIGRTDFPGGNYDDLIQSIKEKVIPIGDDFHFIPGHGSMSTLGHERKTNPFLQD is encoded by the coding sequence ATGAATTATCACATTATCCCTGTAACTACGGTGATGCAAAATTGTACGTTGATCTGGTGTGAAGAAACTCTGGAAGCGGCAATTGTTGATCCCGGTGGTGAGGCTGAAAAACTTATTTCTGAAATAGAGCAACGTGGACTGAAATTAACGCAAATTCTGTTAACTCATGGCCACTATGATCATGTTGGCGCTACTGTTGACGTTGCTACACACTTCAATGTTCCTGTTCATGGGCCTCATAAAGCAGATGCTTTTTGGATAGAAGCGCTGGAAGTTCAATGCCAGATGTTTGGTGTTGAGGCATGCCCATCTTTTACACCAGAACGCTGGTTGGATGAAGGGGATACATTGCAGATTGGTAATATCGAATTCTCTGTTTTGCATTGCCCAGGGCATACGCCAGGGCATATCATCTTTGTCAGTCATACCGATAAATTAATCTCAATGGGAGATGTGTTGTTTAAGGGTAGTATTGGCCGCACGGATTTTCCGGGTGGTAATTATGATGATTTGATTCAATCCATTAAAGAAAAAGTAATTCCAATAGGTGATGATTTCCACTTTATTCCCGGACATGGTTCGATGTCAACATTGGGTCATGAACGTAAAACTAACCCATTCCTGCAAGATTGA
- a CDS encoding YcbK family protein produces MNDIDYSRRKWLGIGAAALGLSLLPQHALAALTTPRPRILRFDNLHTGETLKAEFFDGRRYNKSELARLNYLFRDYRQNKIKSIDPKLFDQIYLLQMMIGINKPVQLVSGYRSLTTNNMLRQASGGVAKRSYHTRGQAMDFHIDSVQLAHIRKAALKMRAGGVGFYPKSNFIHIDTGPVRTW; encoded by the coding sequence ATGAATGATATTGACTATAGCCGCCGAAAGTGGCTTGGTATAGGTGCAGCTGCGTTGGGGTTAAGTTTATTACCTCAACACGCATTGGCCGCATTGACAACACCACGTCCTCGAATTTTACGTTTTGATAATTTGCACACGGGGGAAACACTCAAAGCAGAATTTTTTGATGGTCGTCGCTATAACAAGTCAGAATTGGCTCGTTTGAATTATTTATTCCGCGATTATCGCCAAAATAAAATCAAATCTATTGATCCGAAACTGTTTGATCAGATTTATTTATTGCAGATGATGATAGGAATAAATAAACCTGTTCAATTGGTGTCTGGTTATCGTTCATTGACGACAAATAATATGTTGCGTCAGGCTAGTGGTGGTGTCGCAAAACGTAGCTATCATACCCGTGGGCAAGCAATGGATTTTCATATCGATAGTGTTCAGCTCGCACATATTCGTAAAGCTGCACTGAAGATGAGAGCGGGGGGCGTTGGGTTTTACCCAAAGAGTAATTTTATTCATATAGATACAGGCCCAGTCAGGACGTGGTAA
- the ldtD gene encoding L,D-transpeptidase, whose amino-acid sequence MVKNTVRLLKVSFICSALAVSEETFASQQNGLIVNDTQQFLEEQKKEDVVVSPDQIIPISSVNSIEENRKQIQSWLPQQVKPIFIDRLATLYAVNKMKPLWQDKNTVQQFEQQLFELSLAGVQPQFGKWLTQLHSAELSDMGRDVILSDAMLGYLHFVNDVKKKGDSWLYSKKSYKINLPPPDLIDKWQQHITDNNVFSYITALSPNNPMYKNMRKEMLKQLADKQQWSDFSMKGTLRPGQNSESVVALREILIRSDTLDSLTVKPENKVYNKELVAAVKRFQALHGLSADGVIGQSTKVWLNTTPQTRARIMALNIQRLRIIPDNIPTGILVNIPNYSLFYYLDGKEVLNSKVVVGRPSRKTPIMSSNLNNVVINPPWTVPTSMTRKDIAPRAMRDPSYFRSRGYTVFSSWSNDAKVIDPSSINWDVTTPNNFPYRIRQAPGPTNSLGRFKFNMPNSEAIYLHDTPNQASFGREMRAVSSGCVRVNKAPELANMLLGNAGWNKDRVSNSLKTWTTAYVNIPKKIPVFLYYQTAWVDEGGVPQYRADIYDYDMSAREQSELLSEILATRNDS is encoded by the coding sequence ATGGTGAAGAACACGGTCAGGTTACTGAAAGTTTCTTTTATCTGTAGCGCGTTGGCGGTATCAGAGGAAACCTTTGCAAGTCAACAAAATGGACTGATAGTAAATGATACCCAACAATTTTTGGAGGAACAAAAAAAGGAAGACGTAGTTGTTTCACCGGATCAGATTATTCCTATATCTTCAGTAAATTCGATTGAAGAAAACCGAAAACAGATACAAAGTTGGTTACCGCAACAAGTAAAACCAATATTCATTGACCGTTTGGCAACGTTATATGCAGTCAATAAAATGAAACCGCTATGGCAAGATAAAAATACGGTTCAACAGTTTGAACAGCAATTATTTGAACTATCATTGGCCGGGGTTCAACCCCAATTTGGAAAGTGGCTGACTCAACTTCATTCTGCTGAATTAAGCGATATGGGACGTGATGTTATTTTATCAGATGCCATGTTGGGCTATCTGCATTTTGTCAATGATGTTAAGAAAAAAGGAGATTCGTGGTTATACAGTAAAAAATCTTATAAGATTAATTTACCGCCTCCTGATTTAATTGATAAATGGCAACAGCATATTACTGATAATAATGTATTTTCTTACATCACTGCATTGTCACCAAATAACCCTATGTATAAAAATATGCGTAAGGAGATGCTGAAACAATTGGCTGATAAACAGCAGTGGTCTGATTTTTCAATGAAAGGAACATTAAGACCGGGACAAAATAGTGAAAGTGTCGTGGCGTTAAGGGAAATATTAATTCGTTCCGATACTTTGGATTCGTTAACAGTCAAACCTGAAAACAAGGTCTACAATAAAGAATTAGTGGCTGCCGTAAAACGTTTTCAAGCTTTACATGGATTATCGGCTGATGGTGTTATTGGGCAGTCGACGAAAGTATGGCTGAATACTACGCCACAAACCCGCGCTCGAATTATGGCATTGAATATACAGAGGCTGCGTATTATTCCAGATAATATTCCTACGGGTATACTGGTCAATATTCCCAACTACTCATTATTTTATTATCTGGATGGTAAAGAAGTATTGAATTCTAAAGTCGTTGTCGGGCGACCGAGCAGAAAAACGCCTATCATGAGCAGTAATCTGAATAATGTGGTGATTAACCCACCGTGGACTGTTCCTACCAGTATGACACGGAAGGATATTGCACCTAGAGCAATGCGTGACCCTAGTTATTTTCGTAGTCGTGGTTATACCGTTTTTTCCAGTTGGAGCAATGATGCCAAGGTTATCGATCCTTCATCAATTAACTGGGACGTGACTACACCAAATAATTTTCCTTATCGTATACGGCAGGCGCCTGGTCCAACTAATTCACTAGGGCGTTTTAAGTTCAACATGCCAAACTCAGAAGCGATTTATTTGCATGATACGCCAAATCAGGCTTCATTTGGCCGGGAAATGAGAGCGGTCAGTTCAGGTTGTGTACGTGTTAATAAGGCTCCTGAATTGGCTAATATGTTGTTGGGGAATGCAGGTTGGAATAAGGATCGGGTAAGTAATTCCTTAAAAACATGGACAACAGCATATGTGAATATTCCGAAGAAAATTCCGGTATTTCTCTATTATCAAACGGCTTGGGTTGATGAAGGAGGAGTGCCTCAATACCGCGCAGATATTTATGATTATGATATGAGTGCCAGAGAGCAGTCTGAACTTTTATCCGAGATCCTAGCAACTCGAAATGATTCATAA
- the aphA gene encoding acid phosphatase AphA, with protein sequence MRKVTLVFSAIAFAFSLNGVVQAKVQMPESVSSGVTTVELSQRQAVHWVSVEQIEKSLQDQPPMAIGFDIDDTVLFSSPGFYRGKLKYSPNDNSYLKNPAFWEKMNNEWDEFSMPKQIGIELVQMHLKRGDNIYFITGRTKTKTETVTKYLQEDLHIPADKMNVVIFAGDDPGKNNKISWMKEHKLKLYYGDADADIAAAHELNIRGIRILRASNSSYQPLPKAGRFGEEVVIKSEY encoded by the coding sequence ATGCGTAAAGTAACGTTAGTATTCAGTGCCATTGCGTTTGCTTTTAGCTTAAACGGTGTCGTACAGGCGAAAGTACAAATGCCAGAATCAGTCAGCTCAGGGGTAACTACAGTAGAACTTTCTCAGCGTCAGGCTGTACATTGGGTCTCAGTAGAGCAGATTGAAAAAAGCCTGCAAGATCAGCCGCCAATGGCGATAGGGTTTGATATCGATGACACCGTATTGTTTTCCAGCCCTGGTTTTTATCGTGGTAAATTGAAATATTCACCAAATGACAATAGCTATCTGAAAAATCCGGCATTTTGGGAAAAAATGAATAATGAATGGGATGAATTCAGTATGCCGAAACAAATCGGTATTGAATTGGTTCAGATGCATTTAAAACGGGGAGATAATATTTATTTCATTACAGGGCGTACGAAAACTAAAACAGAAACAGTAACAAAATATTTGCAGGAAGACCTACATATTCCTGCTGACAAAATGAATGTCGTTATTTTTGCAGGTGATGATCCAGGAAAAAATAATAAAATCAGCTGGATGAAAGAACATAAATTAAAGCTCTACTATGGCGATGCAGATGCTGATATTGCTGCTGCCCATGAACTGAATATCAGAGGTATTCGTATTTTGAGAGCATCAAATTCTTCTTATCAGCCTCTGCCTAAAGCTGGCCGCTTTGGGGAAGAAGTAGTCATTAAATCCGAATATTAA
- a CDS encoding CatB-related O-acetyltransferase translates to MNENQKHWSQVEYLHSTVTNPNIKIKGTHSYYSHCWSDSFEKSVVRYLHGDEISLGWEPLGVVDKLYIGNYVCIASEAVILMGGNHTHRIDWFSVYPFLEGIKESYQHSGDTILSDGCWIGMRSMIMPGVTIGEGAVVAAGSIVTKDVSPYTVVGGNPARFIKYRFEPSVISRLLALKMYDLDEDMVEKLLPYLKGDDIDSLESAYYSFNK, encoded by the coding sequence ATGAATGAGAATCAAAAACATTGGTCACAAGTTGAATATTTACATTCAACAGTAACCAACCCCAATATAAAGATTAAAGGCACACACAGTTATTATAGTCACTGCTGGAGTGATAGTTTTGAGAAGAGTGTTGTCCGTTATCTTCATGGTGATGAAATCAGCCTTGGATGGGAACCTTTAGGTGTCGTTGATAAGCTTTATATAGGAAATTATGTCTGTATTGCATCAGAAGCTGTCATTCTGATGGGAGGCAACCATACTCATCGAATAGACTGGTTTTCTGTCTATCCTTTTTTGGAAGGTATTAAAGAATCCTATCAACATTCCGGTGATACAATTTTGTCTGATGGGTGTTGGATTGGTATGCGTTCAATGATCATGCCTGGCGTAACGATTGGGGAGGGAGCGGTTGTTGCTGCGGGGAGTATTGTCACGAAAGATGTTTCTCCGTATACCGTAGTGGGTGGAAATCCTGCCCGATTCATTAAATATCGTTTTGAACCTTCTGTTATATCGAGATTGCTGGCGTTGAAAATGTATGATCTGGATGAAGATATGGTGGAAAAATTGCTCCCTTATTTGAAAGGGGATGATATAGATTCCCTTGAATCAGCTTATTATTCTTTTAATAAATAA